One window of the Pedobacter ginsengisoli genome contains the following:
- a CDS encoding BatD family protein, translated as MKHYYILSLLLLWTSTIFANGIKPGAQDVKVTATVSKNVVGTGEVFEISFSVNGNIESFNPPALNGFQVVGGPNQSSSYSSINGSTTSSMSVSYDLVAVKEGEFVIGPAVVGVNGKQIKSNAVKVKVVKGRAVPQGNAAQPQRDQVADGNSTDISKRLFLRAVANKTNVYIGEQFSVSYKLYTNIDLVDNALDKLPDFNGFWSQEIKNNNPNVQWEVESYNGVKYHVATLKQIILFPERFGKLTLDPLAMTFVVRQAAPSNDPIEQFFGGSYKDTKYKIKSSPITINVKPLPEAGKPEGFNGAVGNFSIGANLDKTSVKANEALNYALKITGSGNLKLLKAPELTLPADIEKYDPKVNDNINESMTGVSGSREYSYLLIPRHEGNYTIEPLKFSYFNPSTGKYVSLSTGSFAVKVAKGDPGSNVTAYAAGGQQDVKMLAKDIAYIRTGNSGLTRDGEGFYGSALYYALLCTGPVLFLAAFGYRKWYRENNRDIVKVKGRNANKVAAKHLANAQKQLLSGDKKVFYEDVYRGLYGYLSDKLNISAADLNKDNIRGQLKARAVNESLIDQLTETLDLCEMARYAPITGISEQEVFDKAKAIINDIENNA; from the coding sequence ATGAAACACTACTATATATTGTCGCTATTGCTGCTGTGGACAAGCACCATATTTGCAAATGGAATAAAGCCAGGTGCACAGGATGTAAAAGTTACTGCAACAGTAAGTAAGAACGTGGTAGGAACAGGAGAGGTATTTGAAATTAGTTTTTCGGTTAATGGAAATATAGAATCATTTAATCCGCCGGCGCTTAATGGTTTTCAGGTTGTAGGTGGACCAAATCAGTCATCAAGTTATTCCTCTATTAATGGAAGTACAACATCCAGTATGTCTGTTAGTTATGATCTGGTTGCGGTTAAAGAAGGTGAATTTGTTATTGGACCTGCAGTAGTGGGAGTTAATGGTAAGCAGATCAAATCAAATGCTGTTAAAGTAAAAGTAGTAAAAGGAAGAGCGGTACCTCAGGGAAATGCAGCCCAACCACAAAGAGATCAGGTTGCAGATGGGAATAGTACAGATATTTCAAAGCGTTTATTTTTGAGGGCCGTAGCTAATAAAACCAATGTTTATATAGGCGAACAATTCTCAGTTTCTTACAAGCTGTATACCAATATTGATCTGGTAGATAATGCACTTGATAAATTGCCGGATTTTAATGGTTTTTGGAGTCAGGAGATAAAAAACAATAACCCCAATGTACAGTGGGAGGTTGAAAGCTATAATGGTGTAAAGTATCATGTTGCCACCCTTAAACAGATTATTCTGTTTCCGGAGCGCTTTGGTAAGCTTACACTTGATCCGCTGGCAATGACTTTTGTGGTTAGGCAGGCTGCACCTTCAAATGATCCTATTGAACAGTTTTTTGGTGGATCTTATAAGGATACGAAGTATAAGATTAAAAGTTCGCCAATTACCATTAACGTGAAACCTTTGCCGGAAGCCGGAAAACCTGAGGGTTTTAATGGTGCTGTTGGAAATTTCTCTATTGGTGCTAACTTGGATAAAACTTCAGTTAAGGCAAATGAGGCATTAAACTATGCCCTTAAAATTACAGGATCGGGTAATTTAAAGCTGTTGAAAGCACCGGAGTTAACTCTGCCTGCCGATATTGAGAAGTATGACCCTAAGGTAAATGATAATATCAATGAAAGCATGACCGGGGTTTCGGGTAGCAGAGAATATAGCTACCTGCTTATTCCAAGGCATGAAGGGAATTATACTATTGAGCCGTTAAAGTTCTCTTACTTTAACCCTTCTACAGGAAAATATGTGTCACTTTCAACAGGGTCATTTGCTGTTAAGGTAGCTAAAGGTGACCCCGGATCGAATGTTACTGCCTATGCCGCAGGGGGGCAACAAGATGTTAAAATGCTGGCAAAGGATATTGCTTACATTAGAACTGGAAACTCCGGATTGACCAGGGATGGAGAGGGTTTTTATGGATCGGCTTTATACTATGCGCTTCTTTGTACAGGGCCTGTTTTATTCTTAGCCGCATTTGGATACAGGAAGTGGTATAGAGAAAATAATAGGGACATTGTAAAAGTAAAGGGTAGAAATGCAAATAAAGTTGCTGCCAAACATTTAGCCAATGCCCAGAAACAGCTACTTAGTGGTGATAAAAAAGTTTTCTATGAGGATGTTTACAGAGGACTTTATGGCTATTTAAGTGATAAATTGAATATCTCGGCTGCGGATTTAAATAAAGACAATATAAGAGGTCAACTTAAGGCAAGAGCTGTTAATGAATCATTGATTGATCAATTGACAGAAACACTTGACTTGTGTGAAATGGCCAGATATGCACCTATTACCGGTATATCTGAACAAGAGGTATTTGATAAAGCCAAGGCTATCATTAATGATATAGAAAACAATGCATAA
- a CDS encoding tetratricopeptide repeat protein: MISPLFLCAKENPETLFAKGNGQYAKAQYKEAAQSYEEVLKDGYKSADVYFNLGNAYYKMGEMAPAILYYEKAYKLTPGDQEISLNLQLANLKIADKIDAVPEFFLAKWWKSFVLFFSVQALSVFAVVLLLLGFTLLIVYLFAELMTIKKPAFYAGICLIVLGLLSVFIGNLQNSYLHNSTQAIVFNGTVNVKSGPDEKGKTLFVIHEGTKVTIKQNDDNWIKVELPNGNIGWIESVAVKEI, encoded by the coding sequence GTGATATCACCGTTATTTTTATGTGCAAAGGAGAATCCAGAGACTTTATTTGCAAAGGGTAACGGTCAGTATGCAAAGGCACAATATAAAGAAGCAGCCCAATCTTATGAGGAAGTATTGAAGGATGGGTACAAATCTGCTGATGTATATTTTAACCTTGGCAATGCCTATTATAAGATGGGGGAAATGGCACCTGCTATTCTTTATTACGAAAAAGCATACAAACTTACACCCGGCGATCAGGAAATCAGTTTGAATCTTCAGCTCGCCAATTTAAAAATTGCAGATAAAATAGACGCAGTTCCGGAATTTTTTTTGGCAAAATGGTGGAAATCATTTGTCTTATTTTTTTCAGTCCAAGCCTTATCTGTATTTGCGGTTGTGCTTTTATTGTTAGGCTTTACCTTGCTGATTGTATATCTTTTTGCTGAATTGATGACAATTAAGAAGCCTGCATTTTATGCCGGGATATGTTTAATTGTTTTGGGATTGCTATCGGTATTTATAGGTAATTTACAGAATAGCTACCTGCATAATAGCACTCAGGCTATTGTATTTAACGGCACGGTGAATGTAAAAAGTGGACCTGATGAGAAAGGAAAGACTTTGTTTGTTATCCATGAAGGAACCAAAGTTACCATTAAGCAAAATGATGACAACTGGATTAAAGTTGAATTGCCTAATGGAAACATTGGTTGGATAGAATCTGTTGCTGTGAAGGAAATTTAA
- a CDS encoding c-type cytochrome codes for MTYKKTITLSVLLSTVVMLSAFMPQADEKPTNLKVLPKNISHDQLKEVMEGFKTALGVKCNFCHAARKDDPKKLDFASDEKHEKEIARNMMRMTMKINKKYFHPIGSTDKDGKALIAISCITCHNGKEHPQTK; via the coding sequence ATGACCTACAAAAAAACCATCACTTTATCTGTATTATTAAGTACAGTTGTTATGCTTAGTGCATTTATGCCCCAGGCCGACGAAAAACCAACAAATCTTAAGGTCCTCCCAAAAAATATAAGTCACGATCAACTTAAGGAAGTTATGGAGGGCTTTAAAACAGCTTTAGGCGTAAAATGCAACTTCTGCCATGCTGCAAGAAAAGACGACCCTAAAAAGCTTGATTTTGCCAGCGATGAAAAACACGAAAAGGAAATTGCCAGAAATATGATGCGCATGACAATGAAAATTAATAAAAAATATTTTCATCCAATTGGCAGCACAGATAAAGATGGAAAAGCCCTTATCGCCATTTCCTGCATTACTTGTCATAACGGAAAAGAACATCCGCAAACCAAGTAA
- a CDS encoding glycoside hydrolase family 26 protein, whose amino-acid sequence MKQKKRIFFFTAIILLVILFGSFLYFKPTIRTMVVNEFRDRSYERLVGVYDENKEVPADVINNIKHVSVKWKSFSLSSNKQALQKAITENKNILITIETWPSFNTENASVLDEVLKGKYDEEIKTLANLANQSKGNVFVRWNPEMEVPVVQYPWQYQSPVKYIEAFNHFAGYLKKLSNKAKIVWSPTGYPGDSEFWPGKDNVDLISVVMGSGGENVSKAYPSASSDFDNLRLKLHRLRFMDKPVLILSADGMGTIKRTDSLLKKIEVERNLYKSTVYSKENSKEPFINNHVRKHLELGVFDPMKRLIHEPYINVEHLFVDWGEIQRGEFLKKFNEVIARKHDVILTMEPWKDASNIADSNVLQNTLNGKYDKEISKLYSVISGVEQTVYLRWAHEMEIPIHRYSWQSQDPVVYINTYRYFMNFLKEKPKNIKRVWGPAGDRGSADWYPGNDVVDYISIAIYGLPDKNITDENMQESFSAIFSRKSYRMRFFNKPIFITEFGVKGSEKYQDKWLIDAAETINENKQIFGACYFNLYDNPKAWGHIKAPDWSISEKSLRKFNSELK is encoded by the coding sequence ATGAAACAAAAAAAACGCATCTTCTTTTTTACTGCTATAATATTATTGGTTATACTTTTTGGCAGTTTTCTGTATTTTAAACCCACAATCAGAACTATGGTTGTTAATGAATTCAGAGATAGATCGTATGAGAGATTAGTTGGGGTATATGATGAAAATAAAGAAGTTCCGGCCGATGTTATAAATAACATTAAGCATGTTTCGGTAAAGTGGAAATCCTTTTCCTTAAGTTCTAACAAGCAGGCTCTTCAAAAAGCAATAACAGAAAATAAGAATATTCTGATCACTATTGAAACATGGCCAAGTTTTAATACCGAAAATGCCTCAGTTCTTGATGAGGTTTTGAAAGGTAAATACGACGAGGAGATTAAAACATTAGCAAATTTAGCTAATCAAAGTAAAGGAAATGTTTTTGTACGATGGAACCCCGAAATGGAAGTTCCGGTAGTTCAATACCCGTGGCAGTATCAATCTCCTGTAAAGTATATTGAAGCATTTAACCATTTTGCAGGATACTTAAAAAAACTTTCAAATAAGGCTAAAATTGTTTGGTCGCCTACAGGTTATCCGGGTGATTCGGAATTCTGGCCGGGAAAGGATAATGTAGATCTAATTAGTGTTGTGATGGGAAGTGGTGGCGAAAATGTATCAAAGGCTTATCCTTCGGCTTCATCTGACTTTGATAATTTAAGACTGAAGCTTCACAGACTCCGATTTATGGATAAACCGGTTTTGATATTGTCGGCAGATGGGATGGGAACCATTAAGAGAACAGATTCTCTCCTTAAAAAGATTGAGGTAGAAAGAAACTTGTATAAAAGCACCGTATACTCGAAGGAAAATTCAAAGGAACCTTTCATCAACAATCATGTTAGAAAACATCTAGAACTAGGTGTATTTGACCCTATGAAAAGGTTAATACATGAACCATATATAAATGTTGAACACCTGTTTGTGGACTGGGGCGAAATACAAAGAGGCGAATTTTTAAAGAAATTTAATGAGGTTATAGCCAGAAAGCATGATGTTATTTTAACCATGGAGCCCTGGAAAGATGCCAGTAATATTGCTGATTCGAATGTATTGCAGAATACATTAAATGGGAAATATGATAAAGAGATTTCTAAACTCTATAGTGTAATTTCTGGTGTTGAGCAAACTGTCTATTTACGTTGGGCGCATGAGATGGAAATACCTATTCATCGTTATTCATGGCAAAGTCAGGATCCGGTTGTATATATAAATACCTACCGGTATTTTATGAACTTTCTGAAAGAGAAACCTAAAAATATTAAAAGGGTGTGGGGGCCGGCAGGAGATAGAGGTTCTGCAGACTGGTATCCTGGTAATGATGTGGTTGATTACATTAGTATTGCAATATATGGCTTGCCTGATAAAAATATTACTGATGAAAATATGCAGGAATCATTTAGTGCTATATTTTCTCGTAAAAGCTATAGAATGAGGTTTTTCAATAAGCCAATATTTATAACCGAGTTCGGTGTAAAGGGATCAGAGAAATACCAGGATAAATGGTTAATTGATGCGGCTGAAACAATTAATGAAAATAAGCAGATTTTTGGTGCATGTTATTTTAATTTATACGACAATCCAAAAGCATGGGGTCATATAAAGGCACCTGATTGGAGTATAAGCGAGAAATCACTAAGGAAATTCAATTCGGAACTGAAATAA
- a CDS encoding glycoside hydrolase family 2 TIM barrel-domain containing protein, with product MLLTLRKYFFFFLFLSTLYACSDNQSKRSGKVFIEQKDGNFRLFRNGKPFEIKGAAGSEHLDLLAELGGNTIKTWDTTHIDSVLKKANEANVAVIIGLPIPESKHMYFYNDDAQVASQFKAIQKLVNRVKNNPSVLMWCVGNELVFPHKPSFNKFYSAFNNIVDMIHRDDPDHPVTTTMINFQRKTIFNLKMRTNVDIISFNIFGKIESLSQELKDFSWFWKGPYLLTEWGIDGPWDGTAETAWGAKIEQTSTKKAEQYYARYKDKMPVNDHRLLGSFIFYWGQKQETTHTWFSIFDEAGNKTEVVDAAEAIWKGKPLVSPAPQINYMLLDSKGAKDDIFLRSNEKSTAEVFMLNSNAKIKRIVWEIYPEDWYKINNINNIKKPLLIKGLIEETKDLKVIFNTPLKDGPYRIFATIYDDKGYVATCNTPFYVLKTDEDSRASN from the coding sequence ATGCTCTTAACTTTAAGAAAATATTTCTTCTTTTTTCTCTTTTTAAGTACGTTGTATGCTTGCTCAGACAACCAATCTAAACGATCTGGTAAAGTTTTTATCGAGCAGAAAGATGGGAATTTTAGGTTATTTAGAAATGGTAAACCCTTTGAAATTAAGGGGGCAGCTGGTTCTGAACATTTAGACCTATTGGCTGAGCTTGGGGGGAATACGATCAAAACATGGGATACAACTCATATTGATTCTGTATTAAAAAAGGCAAACGAGGCAAATGTTGCTGTGATAATTGGCTTGCCAATTCCGGAAAGCAAGCATATGTACTTTTATAATGACGATGCACAGGTTGCCAGCCAGTTTAAAGCTATACAAAAGTTAGTGAATAGAGTTAAAAACAACCCATCGGTGTTGATGTGGTGTGTTGGGAATGAGCTTGTTTTTCCGCATAAGCCATCATTTAATAAATTCTATAGCGCATTTAACAATATTGTTGATATGATTCATCGCGATGATCCTGATCATCCTGTTACCACTACGATGATTAACTTTCAGCGTAAAACTATCTTTAACTTAAAAATGCGTACCAATGTAGATATTATATCTTTCAATATTTTTGGAAAAATCGAATCTCTTAGTCAGGAGTTAAAAGATTTCTCATGGTTTTGGAAGGGACCTTATCTATTAACAGAGTGGGGAATTGATGGGCCATGGGATGGGACTGCAGAAACGGCCTGGGGTGCAAAAATTGAGCAAACAAGCACAAAAAAGGCTGAGCAGTATTACGCAAGATACAAAGATAAAATGCCTGTAAATGATCACAGATTGCTAGGTTCATTTATTTTTTACTGGGGGCAGAAACAAGAAACTACACATACCTGGTTTAGTATTTTTGATGAGGCCGGAAACAAAACGGAAGTAGTAGATGCTGCCGAAGCGATTTGGAAAGGGAAACCGCTGGTAAGTCCAGCTCCTCAAATAAATTATATGCTTCTTGATAGTAAGGGAGCAAAGGATGATATCTTTTTAAGGTCAAACGAGAAAAGTACTGCAGAGGTATTTATGTTAAATAGCAATGCAAAGATTAAAAGAATTGTATGGGAGATTTATCCTGAAGATTGGTATAAAATCAATAATATAAATAACATCAAAAAACCTTTACTTATAAAGGGACTTATTGAAGAAACTAAGGATTTGAAGGTTATTTTTAATACCCCTCTAAAGGATGGTCCATACAGGATATTTGCAACAATATATGATGATAAAGGTTATGTGGCAACATGTAATACACCATTCTACGTATTAAAAACAGATGAAGATAGTAGAGCCAGTAATTAA
- a CDS encoding glycosyltransferase family 2 protein, with translation MKIVEPVINPTRKQTFTLRLMIFIGLLCMFLFLRELLLTDAESIPLYWMLMATLIFMCLKIVHEWIHYFYITVPETPKEEKKYTVDIFTTFCAGEPYEMINETLIAIKAIKYPHNTFLCDEADDPYLRKLCEELGVIHVTRIKKINAKAGNINNALQQSSAELCVVLDPDHVPFPDFLDPIVSHFNNPEVGFVQIVQSYKNYDQSLIAKGAAQQTFQFYGPIMMTMNKYGTVLAIGANCTFRRSALDSIGGHAAGLAEDMHTAMQLHAKGWKSVYVPAVLARGLVPSTLSAYYSQQLKWSRGVFELLVTSYPQLFKKFTWQQKLHYGIIPMHYLSGVIFLINFLIPIFSLIFNTSPINIVFFNFITISFPLVMSIILIRHFVQRWVMEEEERGFHVVGGLLMIGTWWIFIIGLFYTILRKKVPYNPTPKDGRDENNWGLNVPNLAVIAISLFSIIFGLYKDWNPYNLIMAGFAGLNCVILSFTIVASRQSQFRKLKRKVPVLNSVMSYVSEFKARFWKLRRKIYSGVRSTALMITTLIVCGAVYFVNTHSSNDVKSPPYNYNKDILISGIFAPESSNGLTDLNLVKQYENQSKLRFGIVSLYIPWGDHAESSLPGGLIDSIYKSNAIPMISWEPWQSLFDKVKNVEEGKKEEKVFSRIVKGDYDHYLNTFSKQIKSLKRPVFIRFAHEADNPQYPWSAKGGNTSGEFKEGWKYVHDYFANNGVYNAIWVWNPWKPDAVSTYFPGREYVDWIGVTNLNYGTKNGSNSWYSMEQLYQPFHKNPVFKTGLPVMLAEMGSLPGEGKQDQWFQGAFKSIRNKFPEIKAVVFFNSNLDRNTIDTAFGKPLDWKIKDFSKVGLAVKKYNKKRSWIKQPIVTETSVDSTSNAVNVRNAEVLAEIKGINYAKGQNWSTNYHALKKKEIVADFSEMKRIGFNTIKYFGPSVYDRNVLNAASDNGLKIAYSYWLPDNSNFITDIKALNAFADKVLNTVAKLKGRKDIILWNIANTPLRKLDQDYYMPDLFSPREAYINWLRKLINEIKKIDPSRPVTVDLYVNNSLKSNIAMLHSRIPGIDYFGLVADQYSDTTSMAEIKNFKEPYFFSRISTSGFLKHKDNKAGLFISNWQDEMTNQFVTFDGLKDYSGKNKFEFYQIANQWTGAQLPAKIPMIKVLLPSVTIFANTFVTYNALVFTSNEWHLAKPDAKLRFKWNLVKIDGYGTPIEVTELGEGNSMTLNVPENPSGYKLYLYAMSDNEVKIVSTKLNIPLN, from the coding sequence ATGAAGATAGTAGAGCCAGTAATTAACCCGACGAGAAAACAGACTTTCACTTTGCGCCTAATGATTTTCATTGGGTTGCTCTGCATGTTTTTGTTTCTTAGAGAACTGTTGTTAACGGATGCAGAAAGCATTCCATTGTATTGGATGCTGATGGCAACGCTAATTTTCATGTGCCTCAAAATAGTACATGAATGGATACATTACTTTTACATTACTGTACCAGAAACGCCTAAAGAGGAAAAGAAATATACTGTAGATATATTTACTACTTTTTGTGCAGGGGAGCCCTATGAGATGATTAACGAAACGTTAATCGCTATAAAAGCAATAAAATATCCTCATAATACCTTTTTATGTGATGAAGCTGATGATCCTTATTTAAGAAAGCTGTGTGAGGAACTTGGTGTAATTCATGTTACCAGAATAAAAAAAATCAACGCAAAGGCAGGGAATATCAATAATGCATTACAGCAGTCATCTGCTGAGCTTTGTGTGGTATTGGATCCTGATCATGTGCCTTTCCCTGATTTTTTGGATCCGATAGTTAGTCATTTTAATAACCCTGAGGTTGGATTTGTGCAAATAGTACAATCTTATAAAAACTACGATCAAAGTTTAATAGCTAAAGGAGCTGCCCAGCAGACATTTCAATTTTATGGCCCGATAATGATGACCATGAATAAGTATGGGACTGTGCTTGCTATTGGAGCTAATTGTACTTTTAGACGTTCGGCATTGGATTCTATTGGTGGGCATGCGGCCGGATTGGCAGAGGATATGCACACTGCAATGCAATTACATGCAAAAGGCTGGAAATCAGTGTATGTACCCGCAGTATTAGCAAGAGGCTTGGTGCCAAGTACCTTATCTGCATATTATAGTCAGCAATTAAAGTGGTCAAGGGGTGTTTTTGAACTATTGGTAACTTCTTATCCGCAATTATTTAAGAAGTTTACCTGGCAGCAAAAGCTGCATTATGGTATTATACCAATGCACTATTTATCGGGGGTTATTTTCCTTATTAATTTTTTAATCCCAATATTCTCTTTGATTTTTAATACCAGCCCGATAAATATCGTTTTCTTCAATTTCATAACAATAAGTTTCCCATTGGTGATGTCGATAATCCTGATAAGGCATTTTGTGCAAAGATGGGTAATGGAAGAAGAGGAGCGTGGGTTCCATGTTGTTGGAGGGTTGCTAATGATTGGAACATGGTGGATATTTATTATAGGTTTATTCTATACTATTTTACGCAAAAAGGTTCCATATAATCCGACACCAAAGGATGGAAGAGACGAGAATAATTGGGGTTTAAATGTTCCGAATTTGGCTGTAATTGCAATTTCTCTCTTCTCGATAATATTTGGATTGTATAAGGACTGGAACCCTTACAATTTAATAATGGCGGGATTTGCGGGGCTTAATTGTGTTATATTGTCATTTACAATAGTGGCAAGCAGGCAAAGTCAATTCAGGAAGTTAAAGAGGAAAGTGCCGGTACTGAATTCCGTAATGAGTTATGTTTCGGAATTTAAAGCACGCTTCTGGAAACTTCGAAGAAAAATATATAGCGGTGTTAGAAGTACCGCCTTAATGATAACTACACTTATTGTTTGTGGGGCAGTCTATTTTGTAAATACCCATTCCAGCAATGATGTAAAATCACCTCCGTATAATTACAATAAAGATATATTGATTTCAGGGATATTTGCTCCTGAAAGCAGCAATGGGCTAACAGACTTAAACCTTGTTAAACAATATGAAAATCAGAGTAAATTACGTTTTGGAATAGTTTCTCTTTATATCCCCTGGGGAGATCATGCTGAATCAAGCCTGCCTGGTGGACTTATTGATTCGATTTATAAGTCAAACGCTATTCCGATGATTAGTTGGGAGCCATGGCAGAGTTTGTTTGATAAGGTGAAAAATGTTGAAGAAGGTAAAAAGGAAGAAAAAGTATTCTCACGTATTGTTAAGGGTGACTATGATCATTATTTAAATACTTTTTCTAAGCAAATAAAGTCGCTTAAGCGCCCTGTTTTTATTCGATTTGCCCACGAAGCAGACAATCCGCAATATCCGTGGTCTGCTAAAGGAGGGAATACATCGGGTGAGTTTAAAGAAGGCTGGAAGTATGTTCATGACTACTTTGCTAATAATGGGGTTTATAATGCAATATGGGTTTGGAATCCGTGGAAACCAGATGCTGTTTCGACATATTTCCCAGGAAGGGAGTATGTTGATTGGATAGGTGTTACTAATTTAAACTATGGCACCAAAAATGGCAGTAACAGCTGGTATAGTATGGAGCAGCTTTATCAACCATTCCATAAAAATCCAGTTTTTAAAACTGGATTACCTGTTATGCTTGCGGAAATGGGATCATTACCGGGCGAAGGTAAACAAGACCAATGGTTTCAAGGCGCTTTTAAAAGTATTAGAAATAAGTTTCCCGAAATTAAAGCTGTTGTGTTCTTTAATAGCAATTTGGATAGAAACACGATTGATACAGCTTTTGGTAAACCTTTGGATTGGAAAATTAAGGACTTTAGTAAAGTAGGACTGGCAGTAAAAAAATATAACAAAAAGCGCAGCTGGATAAAACAGCCAATAGTAACGGAAACTTCTGTTGACAGTACTTCAAATGCAGTAAATGTTAGAAATGCCGAGGTTTTAGCTGAAATAAAGGGAATTAATTATGCCAAAGGACAAAACTGGTCTACAAATTATCATGCATTAAAAAAGAAAGAAATTGTTGCAGATTTTTCGGAAATGAAACGTATTGGCTTTAATACTATAAAATATTTTGGGCCAAGTGTATATGATCGAAATGTATTAAATGCGGCTAGTGATAACGGACTTAAAATAGCTTATAGTTATTGGCTTCCAGATAATAGTAACTTTATAACTGATATAAAAGCTTTAAATGCTTTTGCTGATAAAGTGTTAAATACAGTTGCTAAATTGAAGGGTAGAAAAGATATTATTTTGTGGAATATTGCCAATACACCACTCCGTAAACTTGATCAGGATTATTACATGCCCGACTTGTTTTCTCCTCGTGAAGCATACATCAACTGGTTGCGTAAATTAATAAATGAGATTAAAAAAATAGATCCAAGCAGACCAGTTACTGTAGATCTATATGTAAACAATAGTTTGAAAAGTAATATAGCAATGCTCCACAGCAGGATTCCTGGGATTGATTACTTCGGTTTGGTTGCCGATCAATATTCAGATACTACTTCTATGGCAGAAATTAAGAACTTTAAAGAGCCTTATTTCTTTAGCAGAATCAGTACCTCAGGGTTTTTAAAGCATAAGGACAATAAGGCTGGTCTATTTATAAGCAATTGGCAAGATGAAATGACCAATCAATTTGTAACATTTGATGGTCTTAAGGATTACTCAGGAAAAAACAAGTTTGAATTTTATCAGATAGCTAATCAATGGACAGGTGCCCAATTGCCGGCGAAAATACCAATGATAAAGGTATTGTTGCCATCGGTAACAATATTTGCTAATACCTTTGTAACCTACAATGCCCTCGTGTTTACTTCAAACGAATGGCATTTAGCTAAGCCTGATGCAAAATTAAGGTTTAAGTGGAATCTGGTAAAAATTGATGGCTATGGTACCCCTATTGAAGTAACAGAACTAGGGGAGGGGAATAGTATGACATTAAATGTTCCTGAAAATCCTTCAGGGTATAAGCTCTACCTCTATGCTATGAGTGATAATGAAGTTAAGATTGTTAGCACCAAACTTAATATTCCATTGAATTAG
- a CDS encoding GNAT family N-acetyltransferase: MQVVRHLVKENTLSDPNLVPDKDVAFYISEKGKGWVCEVDGQVVGFSIIDLKERSVWALFVDPEFEEKGIGKELHRLMIDWYFEQTTEKVVLGTSPNTRAERFYNLQGWTPVGSYANGEIKFEMHYEDWLRVR, from the coding sequence ATGCAAGTGGTAAGGCACTTGGTGAAAGAAAATACACTTAGTGATCCCAATCTTGTTCCAGATAAAGATGTAGCATTTTATATTTCTGAGAAAGGAAAGGGCTGGGTCTGTGAAGTGGACGGGCAAGTGGTTGGTTTTTCTATTATAGACCTCAAAGAAAGAAGTGTTTGGGCGCTATTTGTTGATCCGGAATTTGAAGAAAAAGGGATTGGCAAGGAGTTACACAGGTTAATGATTGATTGGTATTTTGAACAGACGACCGAAAAAGTAGTACTGGGTACTTCTCCAAATACTCGCGCAGAACGATTCTATAATCTTCAAGGCTGGACTCCTGTAGGCAGTTATGCTAACGGAGAGATCAAATTTGAAATGCATTATGAGGATTGGTTAAGAGTTCGATAA